A genomic segment from Paraconexibacter algicola encodes:
- a CDS encoding DMT family transporter — protein MVWISLFSAAALEVVWALALKRSDGLSQLGPSLVFLVAAIGSVVLLSLALQRLPVGTAYAIWTGTGAVGTALLGMALLGEAATPSRLAAIALIAAGIVWLALTEA, from the coding sequence ATGGTCTGGATCTCGTTGTTCTCCGCCGCCGCGCTGGAGGTCGTGTGGGCGCTGGCGCTGAAGCGCTCCGACGGGCTCTCGCAGCTCGGCCCGTCGCTCGTGTTCCTCGTCGCGGCGATCGGCAGCGTCGTGCTGCTGTCGCTCGCGCTGCAGCGGCTCCCGGTCGGGACCGCCTACGCGATCTGGACGGGGACCGGGGCGGTCGGCACCGCGCTGCTGGGGATGGCGTTGCTCGGCGAGGCGGCGACCCCGTCGCGCCTCGCGGCGATCGCCCTGATCGCCGCGGGCATCGTCTGGCTGGCGCTCACGGAGGCCTGA